GATATTCTGGTGCTTGAATTTGAAATTTTCGAACTCATAAGGTGAACTTATGCAGATTGCCGAATTTGTGTTTGGAATGCTAGTGATGGTAGCTTGGTGCACTCCTTGACCGGTCATGCAGAGTCTGTAAGTTTATTTGACTATGATTAGGCTGGTATCTCTGAGTTCTGCTTTCAAAATGCTTGCTTAGGCTAGTATTACATTTTCAGTCATCTTGTTTATATATTTTTGAGAAACTTCTGCTTTAGCTCCGTCTAGTTGCATGTCTTCGCTGGTTATTTCTTTCTCAGCTTGCCTCCACCATTGTCTAATTTGTTGGTTGGGGCACTATAAAAGAGTCATGCAATTCTTTATGGCGGTTTATTTTAACTTTCTTGGTCATAATGAACTCTAAAAAATATGTTATTCACTAAATTCTGGTACTAATTCTTGATTTGACGACTCCACCCCATGCCCCACACACATCTATTAAAAAATTTATATCTAGTGTAATTGACGCTTAGTGTTCGATTCTTGTAGACGTATGTTCTGGATGTTCATCCTTTCAACCCCAGAATCGCAATGAGTGCTGGTTATGATGGGAAAACCATCCTGTGGGATGTAGGTTTCTGGCTCTTTTGATTATTGTATAACATGCTTTTACACAAGTATTTCGATGTGTTGACCTCTTGCTATTTCTATTTCCAGATATGGGAGGGGATCCCCATCCGCACATATGATATAGGACGCTTTAAGTTGGTTGATGGAAAGTTTTCACAGTAAGTAATTTAAAGAGACATCATAATATTTCTGTATCTTTGATATTTGAATTGTAAAGTTTGTTCGCATATATAAATGGCTCATCAGAGCTTTCTGCTTTGGGGCCATAGAAGAATGCAAATCCTATCCTGGCTTCAGAATTAATAACTCATTCAGTTCCATTTCCTATTAGATTTACTAACTGGTGCAAATTCTCTTTGCTTTATTTAAAATGTCAAAGTTACTTATTGTGTGGAGATGTGCTGTTTCTTTGTGAAAAGGGATGGAACATCAATTGTTCTTTCTGATGATGTtggacaaatatatttattaAATACAGGCCAAGGCGAGTCTCAAAAGGATGCTAAATATGATCAGGTATATGAGGCGATTTctttcattctcatcatagtttTAATTTACAGTTACTGTATGCAATCTTGAGGCTTTAACTTTCAACAGTTCTTCCTGGGGGATTACCGGCCCCTTATCCAGGATGCGCAGGGGAACGTTCTTGATCAGGTACCTTTGGTTTTGACATACTAGTTCAGTCCTTCAATTCCAGGATTGTGAGATATTTTTCGTTTTTGTGCTTTGCAAAATTCTTTCCTAATGTCATTCTTTTTTCCACCCATCCCATTCAAACTAATATCACTTGACATTATTTTAAACTCTGTATGAAATCTTTTCAAATGACTAGTCCAAGTCTGAACAGTGGAAACTACTATTTTATACACTGTATCTAATTCcattttatcatctttccataCTATTTACTGTTAATCTCTATAGTCAAAGCAGGTCATGTTTATTGTGCGAAGTGAGTTAAAGATTTATTCTCTTACCATTTTTAAGTTCCACCATTTTGTTTTTACTAAATAATTTTCATGTCAAACATGTCTGGGCAATATATCGATGTCTAATCAGTCAGTAGATACCTACAGCTGTTGCGTCCTGTATAAGTTTGCCAATTTTTTTGAAGTTATAAACAACAGGCCTCTGTTTACCTGTTGCAGGAGACACAGCTAGCTCCATATCGGAGGAACATGCAAGATCTTCTTTGTGACGCAAGTAGATATTAGTTGCTTTTGTCATtcgttctctttttttttttgggtcagtTTCAAGAAGATGGTAATGAATGTTTTCTTTTTCCCCCAAATATGAAATAATGGGATTACTAGGTATGCTTCCATATCCTGAACCATACCAGAGTATGTACCAGCGCCGCCGCCTAGGAGCTCTGGGTACAGAGTGGCGTCCTTCTTCAATTAAATTTTCTGTTGGCACAGATGCTGGTTTGAGCCTAGGATACCGGGTTTTACCAGTGGCTGACTTGGACATAATAGCTGAACCTCTGCCCGAGTTTGTGGATACCCTTTTCTGGGAGCCGGATAATGGTGTTCTGAATGATGAGACTGATTCAGAATATAATATGAATGAGGAACTTTCTACTGAAGGAGAGCACGAATGTCTAAGAGACGGCTCTTCTAGCGGTTCAGTATGTAGTGAAGAAGAGAAAACGAGACGGAGTCGGAAAGATAGCCTACGCAGATCAAAAAGGAAAAAATCTGTATCAGAAGTAAGCTTCGACTTTCACAAACAGATTACCTATTTGTTTACCCTGGCTGAGTAACATTTGCATCTTTTTCAGGTGGAAGTCGCATCATCTGGAAGACGTCTTAGGAAGAGAGTTAAGGATGAAGATGTTGGCACTTCATATAGAAGTCTTAGAACTAGGAAATCAAGAAATGGGCAGAAAGCTACCACTAAAAGGAAGTCAACTAAACCGAAGTCATTCAGACCTCACCGAGGAACTGCACATACTGAAATTGTACGTCAGGATTCTGACATTTCTTCAGATGATGAAGATGAAGCTAGCTCTGAGGATGATTCAGTGGAAACGGAATCACCAGAATGCTCGTCAAGCGATCTGAGCATTGAATCTGATGACAAGCTTCCAAGCATACAGCAGAACTATCCAACAGGTGGAGCTATGGATGTGCCTCCTAAATCCACTGAACCTCAAACAAATGGCGAGAACAAAAGGAGATTAGTCCTGAAATTGAAAATCCGTGATCCTAAGATTGAGCTATCAAAAGACACTGCAGCTCACTGCGGTGACCAAGCTACTAAGCCATGTTCTTCTCAGGCTAGTGAAGAGATAATTGAAGATAATCTCGTTAACCTAAAATTAAAGGAGCCAAGATCATCCTCTGCAGATGAAATTGACATGGAGCTGTTTGGGAAATACAATAAAACTGAACGTATGGTTAATGCCAAGGAACCCAAAGATGTTTCGAATGAGCATGTCAGTAGAAAACCTTCTGCTGGTCCAGATATCCAAAGTCTGGCTCTGGGTGATAATATAATGGCTGAGGCTCAAATGAATCTGGAACAGTTTGAAGCTAGCAGATTGCTGGATGGAAATGTTCCAGGAAACGCAGTATGTTCCTCAGGAGCTGCTAAAAGTTCCTCATTATTTGACTTGTCATCGTCACCAAGTCATGAGCTGCAGCAAACAGGCGTCGGTCCTGGAGCAAACAAGCTGACTACCACCGACGGCAATCCTCAAATAAACCTCAAACCTAGAGTGAAGACAACCATAATAAAGATAAAATCAAAGAAAATGTCCAGGGAGTCTCAAGCTCATTCTGAATTTAATATTCCTACAGATGCTTATTGTGGGGATGAATCAACATCCAAAAACTTTTCCCATTTGGAACAAAACCAACTTCCAGAGGTTCCAGAAACAAGTAATGGCCCTGATAGATTCGGCCAGAAATTGCAATGGGATGTACTGGTGGATGATACTGTTGGCAGAAACAAGTCTCATGGATCTAGAAGCGGTTTACGTAGCAGTCATGCAATTTCTGAAAGTGCTTCTAATGCTTTTATTGATCATAACGAAACAGGTTCTGAATTCCCTCATGCGGCTACTGATGCAGCACGTAGAAAGAGATCCTTGAGATTTACTGCAATGTCGAGAGACACAGCACTTGGGAAAGATGCCCTAAAAATAAGAGAGAGCCATGTCTCTGTAGGTTCATCAAGAAATGCAGAAAAGCTGACCAAGAAGGCTACTGGTTCTCTGCCATTACGATGGAGTTCAAGTAATGTGTCCAAGTGCCGGTCATCTAGAAACATTAAAGAGGGTTCTTCCAGGGAGGAAAAAGTTTTTTCATCTGGAACGAGCTTGAATGAGGCAGTGAAAAAACTGAATTGGCTGCTATTATCAGAGCAGGAGGAGGGTTATCGCTACATTCCTCAGCTGGGAGATGAAGTAGTGTACTTCCGACAGGTGAATTATTTAGTTTCTATTGATTAATCATTGCCTCTTCTTTCCTTTTACCCCATTTATATTTTTCATGTAATAATTTCTTTGTTGCATTAGTGATTCTCATATCAAATTATTaagctttatttgatttaaacTTGGTATCTCTTGACATTAGGGGCACCAAGAATATATAGAGTTCAGTAATTCATCAGAGCCTGGTCCTTGGACAAAGAATGCAGCTGCAATCCAAGCAGTGGAAATTTGTTTGGTAAAACATCTTTCTTATGCAACTCTTCCTGGCTCTGGTGAGAGCTGCTGTAAAGTTACACTTCAATTCGTAGATACCTCTTCCCCTGTCTTTGGACAGAAGTTTAAGCTTACACTGCCTGAACTAGTTAACTTCCCTGACTTTCTAATTGAGAGATCAAGGTATGAGACTGCAATGGAGAGAAATTGGTCATACAGAGATAAGTGTCTGGTTTGGTGGAGGGATGAGACTGAGCAAGGTGGTAGGTGGTGGGAAGGTCGGGTAGTTTCTGTGAAAGCCAAGTCTGACCAGTTTCCTGACAGTCCATGGGAAAGATGCGGTATACTATACAAAGATGAACCAGAACCCCATCATCATAGTCCCTGGGAACTACATGATATAGATAGTGCATGCGAGCAACCTCAAATTGACTTGGAAAGCAGAAGTAGAgttttgtcttctatcactgaaCTACTGCAATCAGCAAGCAGAAATCAGGTTTCAATCTTTTAAATTGATTATGCCTTGAATTAACAACTGAACTTTGTAGTTCAAAGCATCAGACCTGACCCTGCTATGCATGTTACAGGATGCTTTCGGGATTCTAAAATTGAAACATGTTGCTGTGAAACTGGACTTCATGAATAGGTACACTATTTACATTACTTGTGTTGCTCTGAAATTGTTGAAGAACTTCCATAAGGAATTCCATATTGTACTCAGAACCTTGCCCCTTACCCTCTCCCTCCCTCCTCCCTAAAAAGAGGAGTTAAGAATATAAGTTAAGAAGTTAGATGTTAGGCTCTTTTCTTCCTCTTTTGATTATATTCTCTTTATACTTCGGGGTTTCtatgttcttttttcttttttgcggTAAAGGGGGTGGATGTGTTTTGTTAtaacaactttttgaagcttcGAACCTATGTCTGTTATAGGATTGCACGGCATGCACAATTTTTAATGGACCCAACACTACAAATGTTTTCCTCTTTGCAGGTTTCCTGTTCCTCTATCACCTGATATAATCCGGTCAAGGTTAGAGAACAACTATTATAGAAGCTTGGAAGCAATGAAGCATGATTTCTCTGTGATGCTAGCAAATGGTGAGGCTTATTTTGCCAAAAATAGAGAGCTCTCAGTGAAAATGAAGCGTCTTTCAGATTGGTTTACCAAGAAATTATCAAATTTATGAGGGCTTGCTTTTCCTTCACTTATTATTTTCTTCCCTTCTTCCGACTGCCTGAAGGATCTAATTTTGTCGAATGGATCTTCAGCAGCTATGCTCTGGAAATGGTTGGTCTAGACTCTAGAGTTGTCTGTTGTATGATTTAGGTTTAAATGAGTTTATGATATTATATGATGGGTTTGAAGTACAATTTGCACCAAGTAGAATTACATTCTGGATATAGTGAGTGTGGCATCCTTTTTTTGGTTTGCTACCTGACCAGAGCTGTATGTAGTTGGTAATATGTTTCTCCTAGAGAGTTTTACTCAAAAATCAGAATTACCTAAGGTTCACAATACTTTGGGATTCAGTCCTTTGTTTTTTCGATTCGAGTAGCCAAACTTCCCAACTGAAATTGAATGTAAGCAAAGCTGACCCATTTCGTGACAAGCTCGGCGACAAGTCCACCATCATTCCAATAGTCGAGGGGAAATTGTTTTGTCCAACTTTCTTTAATATAAATCTCTCCTTTAGTATTttgcttattttaaaaataaatatctcAATATTGAATATAAGCTTTAGAACTTTGACTCATTTCAGAAAATACCTGACAACTATTTGTTTCAACTTTTAATGCAATTTTCTTGGGCTAAAATCCTCTTATCTTATAATGACAGTTGTAATACTTGTCGAAAACACTTTGAAGAAGTTAAGGTATCCACTTCGATCCATATATTATGAATTTATTTTTAGTTCTGGAAATTTCGATACTTTCTTAAGCTTAAATAAAATCTAATTACGTGTTGTCGTCCTTCATTCAATTCGTTAACATTAGTAGATCAAACTAGGAGCGTACTGAAGAAACACTTTCCAGTTTAGTAAATAAAAATGAAACCTTCTTCTTTCAGCTATTTATTTAACGTTCAAATAATTTCGAGGGTGCAACACGAGAGTAGGATGAAATTATAGTAGAGACAAAAACTTGATCAAGGGGTCATTTGATTCATGTAGGAATTGTCATGAGGGGGCTATAATAGCGGGAGTTTATGCGGAGATTAATAATAACGAAATAGGCATGTAGTGCTTAATAATGAGAAATTATTATACATGATTTACTTACTGTTAAAGGGTATGTCCGTCTTTAAATAATTCAATCCCAACATTGTATATTATAATCTTATTCCACATTCCATCTTGcatgatataatatatatatttctcCCATAACTTAatgtaaatattatttaatacggaaaagggctaaatatatccctgtactatcggaaaatggccaaatataccctttgtTATATTTTGGGTTAAAATATACCCATGTTGTTATACTTTGAGTTAGATATACCCCTCATTTTAACGGAGAGACACGTGTCATCATCCTATCGGTCTATTTTAAAATGTCCCTTAATTAATAAAAATCCAACTCATAATCCGGTATCTAATGTAAAAAAATCCATACCCATACCAGGTATCCAATTAAAATGAAATCTTTGCTCCTCCGCCTTCTTCGCAGGTCCATTTCGTCAAAGTATTCATCTTTATGCATTTGCATTTTGCTatacttttgtttttttttgccaCCAATCAAGATCTATTTCTTCTTCCACTTCATCAAATCTTTCAGCTCTCTGCTTTTATTATGCTGTTGTTTATTATCAATCGGATGGACTTTTTTTCTATTTAATATTTTCAGCTTGAACAAAATTTTCAACTTTATGTATTTACTATGCTATTATGTTCTTTATGCTCCATCAAAATTGGTTTCTTTTCTTCATTGCGACGAAGCTCAGCTTTCTGCATTTACTATGCTATCATGTTATTTATTCTCAATCAATATTGAATTCAATTTCCCTTAAGGTGGAGTTACTGGCAAAACAACTTGGGTTGTGGTTGATTTGGCTATGGGGTTTTATCTTGATTGGTGTCTCCTTTTATTCTACTCAACTTATGCCATTGTCTTCTTCGTTTAAAGCGCAGATAAAAATTACCATCCTTTTCAATGGTGAATGGTATGGTCCCACCATTACCGTATTTAATCTGCTCCAAGGCATTTGATCTGCAAAGAAGAAGAAGGggagcaaaattttcattttaattggATACCGGGTGTGAATATGAATTTTTTAATGGATACCGAGTTAGGAGTTGGATTTTTAttaatcaagagataatttaaaaTAGACCTATATGATGATGACACGTGTCCCTTCATTAAAACAAGGCGTATATTTGTGTcaaagtataacggtaggggtatatttgaatccAAAGTCTAACGGCAGggatatatttgaacccaaagtataactagggatatatttgacccttttccgtatttAATATTGCTAACCAAATCTACTTTAATCTTGCGACAGTTACTTTTTCCTTATGCTGTCAACCACACATTATATTATCTTATTTGGGATATGATGAATCGGTAGAAGCTACAAACTTAATTGAATTGAGCTTTGATATGAAAACTTACTAAGTGATCACATTCAAATTCAGAGGTAAAAATAATTCCAAATcatcaaccaaacgaccccttggATAGAATGTGGGATTATTTAATCCTCTATTTTGTTGGATATTTATTTCCAGTATGATCATTTCCAGAATTAGTTATACtataattttaaaattattttataaatattcCATGTGTTGTAACAATCTTGGAATAAAACAAGCAAATACAAAATCCTTTTAGAAGGCCAATATTAAAATTAGAAATAAAAGTTTATCTATTGTAGAACCAAGCACATAGTTTATATTATACTTATTATATATATCATTTTTAATTTGATGAACCAAACATTAAAAAAAGTTATTCATTAAATAATTTTGTTattatttaatatttatttataatccCAAGTTCCCAACATTACAATTTCGGTTTAAATTGTTTGTGaaccatacttttttttttgcgcggagtgcccttcttttgggctagtctttatattttgcccttcatttatgtcttctttaatttttgcccctgccgcctgtttaatgaatGTTTTGTGAtgaaattacccttaccccattaaaaccctttctatttcgtcatttgcccttttcttttctttttttgcttcttcgttcctcATCTGTTTTTCCcttatctgttctaaaatttaggtacgaatttggatattttgctcgtttcaatatttgtttttatgttaaattattgtttgttgaattgatatctttgtcttcgtcgttttttatatttaattgatccttttttatttaaaattatagtgctTTTGTTACAGTGTCTGTAttattttttgaactttagtttcgttccccatgtatatattctgattttttgaatgtcgtattatgaatgtcttaatatgttttagttgattttgatatgcgttttggttttctctttgttgaatctttgaagttttacctgtgaacagctgttttatgttgttgccgttgtttttgtttaataatctggATTTTGCgaagaatgt
The sequence above is a segment of the Lycium barbarum isolate Lr01 chromosome 6, ASM1917538v2, whole genome shotgun sequence genome. Coding sequences within it:
- the LOC132644942 gene encoding uncharacterized protein LOC132644942 isoform X1, whose protein sequence is MDSGKCTSRNGASSSSMVPTSFLNRVYTKPLFEEEERFVEHATLKDVNIDLREVYFLIMHFLSSGPCRKTFGILYDELLEHELLPRRYHASYSRKGVLSGDEDDDGFSFPLNYDDLVIRYPHVEKDHLVKLLKQLLLSSSPPLQCGGGDAPGAADVPTLLGSGPFSLLACERNRVNKQGQSLPSYLRWPHMQANQVHGLTLREIGGGFPKHHRAPSIRLASYAVAKPSTMVQKMQNIKKLRGHRDAVYCAIFDRSGRYVITGSDDRLVKVWSMETGLCLVSCRGHEGDITDLAVSSNNALVASSSNDYSIRVWRLPDGLPISVLRGHTGAVTAIAFTPKTSSVYQLLSSSDDGTCRIWDARSSQCVPRVYSPRPKDNISVKNSGNAATNIQSSSNPLHSHQILCCAYNANGTVFVTGSSDTLARVWSACKFSPDHPEELNHEIDTLSGHENDVNYVQFSGCAVASRFSTSDSFVEDNIPKFRNSWFSHDNIVTCSRDGSAIIWTPKPRKSSHGKHGRSWGKAYHLKVPPPPMPPQPPRGGPRQRFRPTPRGVNMIVWSLDNRFVLAAIMDCRICVWNASDGSLVHSLTGHAESTYVLDVHPFNPRIAMSAGYDGKTILWDIWEGIPIRTYDIGRFKLVDGKFSQDGTSIVLSDDVGQIYLLNTGQGESQKDAKYDQFFLGDYRPLIQDAQGNVLDQETQLAPYRRNMQDLLCDASMLPYPEPYQSMYQRRRLGALGTEWRPSSIKFSVGTDAGLSLGYRVLPVADLDIIAEPLPEFVDTLFWEPDNGVLNDETDSEYNMNEELSTEGEHECLRDGSSSGSVCSEEEKTRRSRKDSLRRSKRKKSVSEVEVASSGRRLRKRVKDEDVGTSYRSLRTRKSRNGQKATTKRKSTKPKSFRPHRGTAHTEIVRQDSDISSDDEDEASSEDDSVETESPECSSSDLSIESDDKLPSIQQNYPTGGAMDVPPKSTEPQTNGENKRRLVLKLKIRDPKIELSKDTAAHCGDQATKPCSSQASEEIIEDNLVNLKLKEPRSSSADEIDMELFGKYNKTERMVNAKEPKDVSNEHVSRKPSAGPDIQSLALGDNIMAEAQMNLEQFEASRLLDGNVPGNAVCSSGAAKSSSLFDLSSSPSHELQQTGVGPGANKLTTTDGNPQINLKPRVKTTIIKIKSKKMSRESQAHSEFNIPTDAYCGDESTSKNFSHLEQNQLPEVPETSNGPDRFGQKLQWDVLVDDTVGRNKSHGSRSGLRSSHAISESASNAFIDHNETGSEFPHAATDAARRKRSLRFTAMSRDTALGKDALKIRESHVSVGSSRNAEKLTKKATGSLPLRWSSSNVSKCRSSRNIKEGSSREEKVFSSGTSLNEAVKKLNWLLLSEQEEGYRYIPQLGDEVVYFRQGHQEYIEFSNSSEPGPWTKNAAAIQAVEICLVKHLSYATLPGSGESCCKVTLQFVDTSSPVFGQKFKLTLPELVNFPDFLIERSRYETAMERNWSYRDKCLVWWRDETEQGGRWWEGRVVSVKAKSDQFPDSPWERCGILYKDEPEPHHHSPWELHDIDSACEQPQIDLESRSRVLSSITELLQSASRNQDAFGILKLKHVAVKLDFMNRFPVPLSPDIIRSRLENNYYRSLEAMKHDFSVMLANGEAYFAKNRELSVKMKRLSDWFTKKLSNL
- the LOC132644942 gene encoding uncharacterized protein LOC132644942 isoform X2; its protein translation is MQANQVHGLTLREIGGGFPKHHRAPSIRLASYAVAKPSTMVQKMQNIKKLRGHRDAVYCAIFDRSGRYVITGSDDRLVKVWSMETGLCLVSCRGHEGDITDLAVSSNNALVASSSNDYSIRVWRLPDGLPISVLRGHTGAVTAIAFTPKTSSVYQLLSSSDDGTCRIWDARSSQCVPRVYSPRPKDNISVKNSGNAATNIQSSSNPLHSHQILCCAYNANGTVFVTGSSDTLARVWSACKFSPDHPEELNHEIDTLSGHENDVNYVQFSGCAVASRFSTSDSFVEDNIPKFRNSWFSHDNIVTCSRDGSAIIWTPKPRKSSHGKHGRSWGKAYHLKVPPPPMPPQPPRGGPRQRFRPTPRGVNMIVWSLDNRFVLAAIMDCRICVWNASDGSLVHSLTGHAESTYVLDVHPFNPRIAMSAGYDGKTILWDIWEGIPIRTYDIGRFKLVDGKFSQDGTSIVLSDDVGQIYLLNTGQGESQKDAKYDQFFLGDYRPLIQDAQGNVLDQETQLAPYRRNMQDLLCDASMLPYPEPYQSMYQRRRLGALGTEWRPSSIKFSVGTDAGLSLGYRVLPVADLDIIAEPLPEFVDTLFWEPDNGVLNDETDSEYNMNEELSTEGEHECLRDGSSSGSVCSEEEKTRRSRKDSLRRSKRKKSVSEVEVASSGRRLRKRVKDEDVGTSYRSLRTRKSRNGQKATTKRKSTKPKSFRPHRGTAHTEIVRQDSDISSDDEDEASSEDDSVETESPECSSSDLSIESDDKLPSIQQNYPTGGAMDVPPKSTEPQTNGENKRRLVLKLKIRDPKIELSKDTAAHCGDQATKPCSSQASEEIIEDNLVNLKLKEPRSSSADEIDMELFGKYNKTERMVNAKEPKDVSNEHVSRKPSAGPDIQSLALGDNIMAEAQMNLEQFEASRLLDGNVPGNAVCSSGAAKSSSLFDLSSSPSHELQQTGVGPGANKLTTTDGNPQINLKPRVKTTIIKIKSKKMSRESQAHSEFNIPTDAYCGDESTSKNFSHLEQNQLPEVPETSNGPDRFGQKLQWDVLVDDTVGRNKSHGSRSGLRSSHAISESASNAFIDHNETGSEFPHAATDAARRKRSLRFTAMSRDTALGKDALKIRESHVSVGSSRNAEKLTKKATGSLPLRWSSSNVSKCRSSRNIKEGSSREEKVFSSGTSLNEAVKKLNWLLLSEQEEGYRYIPQLGDEVVYFRQGHQEYIEFSNSSEPGPWTKNAAAIQAVEICLVKHLSYATLPGSGESCCKVTLQFVDTSSPVFGQKFKLTLPELVNFPDFLIERSRYETAMERNWSYRDKCLVWWRDETEQGGRWWEGRVVSVKAKSDQFPDSPWERCGILYKDEPEPHHHSPWELHDIDSACEQPQIDLESRSRVLSSITELLQSASRNQDAFGILKLKHVAVKLDFMNRFPVPLSPDIIRSRLENNYYRSLEAMKHDFSVMLANGEAYFAKNRELSVKMKRLSDWFTKKLSNL